One genomic region from Accipiter gentilis chromosome Z, bAccGen1.1, whole genome shotgun sequence encodes:
- the RAD1 gene encoding cell cycle checkpoint protein RAD1 produces the protein MPFSARPPGSGEPYVLSASLDNARHLSSLLRAVHFQDHATCFATANGLKVTVEDAKCIQANAFIQAEIFQEFDVQEDSVTFRINLSVLLDCLTIFGTSALPGTPTALRMCYRGYSYPLMLFLEEGGVVTVCKINTQEPDELLDFDFCSTNVVNKVILQSEGLREAFAELDMTSEVLQITMSPDKPYFRLSTFGNAGSAHLDYPRDSDLMEAFHCNQTQTNRYKISLLKPSTKALALSCKVSIRTDAQGFLSLQYMIRNEDGQICFVEYYCCPDEDITDAEL, from the exons ATGCCGTTCTCCGCCCGGCCGCCCGGCAGCGGCGAGCCGTACGTGCTGTCCGCCAGCCTGGACAACGCCCGCCACCTCTCCAGCCTCCTCAGGGCCGTCCACTTCCAGGACCACGCCACCTGCTTCGCCACGGCCAACGGCCTCAAGGTGACGGTGGAGGATGCCAAATGCATCCAGGCCAACGCCTTCATCCAG GCAGAAATTTTTCAGGAATTTGATGTTCAGGAGGATTCGGTGACATTCCGGATTAATTTGTCTGTTCTTCTTGACTGCTTGACCATTTTTGGTACCAGTGCTTTGCCAG GGACACCAACGGCCCTTAGGATGTGTTATCGTGGTTATAGTTATCCCTTGATGCTGTTCTTGGAAGAAGGAGGAGTAGTGACAGTATGCAAAATTAATACTCAAGAGCCTGATGAGTTGTTAGACTTTGATTTCTGCAGTACAAATGTTGTTAATAAAGTTATCCTGCAGTCGGAGGGGCTACGAGAAGCATTTGCTGAACTGGATATGACCAGTGAAGTTCTGCAGATTACCATGTCTCCAGATAAACCCTACTTCAG GTTATCCACTTTTGGAaatgcaggaagtgcacatctggACTACCCTAGGGACTCTGATTTGATGGAAGCATTCCACTGTAACCAGACCCAGACAAACAG gtACAAGATTTCTTTGCTTAAGCCATCTACAAAGGCACTGGCTTTATCTTGTAAAGTGTCCATTCGAACAGATGCTCAAGGATTTCTTTCACTGCAGTATATGATTAGGAATGAAGATGGACAGATCTGTTTTGTGGAATATTATTGTTGCCCTGATGAGGATATTACTGATGCAGAACTGTAG